One segment of Sandaracinaceae bacterium DNA contains the following:
- a CDS encoding Hsp33 family molecular chaperone HslO: MTSAGNTAAQDRALRAMTDDGAFRLIAARVTDTVRGVVAAQKLEGEGARQLGQLVAAAVLYRETMAPTLRVQLALQGAAGSGHLLADSNPEGWSRGLSHRTTGERVQLEGGMLQMIRSLPNGDLHRGVVQMPESGNISEGFMSYMQSSEQIATMVAVDVVLGAQGEVVAAGGYLVQILPEYKEREGALALMTFRLEDFQDISERLRLHDASPDHLVEEIFYGMDYTLLGDSPLRFGCNCSKERVMASLHTLGADDLLSLIEAGDELDMSCDHCGTPYMVSIPELEAVAATKARRTPGDFTEN; this comes from the coding sequence ATGACTTCTGCCGGAAACACCGCCGCCCAAGACCGAGCGCTGCGCGCCATGACCGATGACGGCGCCTTTCGCCTCATCGCGGCGCGCGTGACCGACACGGTGCGCGGCGTGGTCGCGGCCCAGAAGCTCGAGGGCGAGGGCGCCCGCCAGTTGGGCCAGCTGGTGGCGGCGGCGGTGCTGTATCGGGAGACCATGGCGCCCACGTTGCGCGTGCAGCTCGCGCTGCAGGGGGCAGCGGGTAGCGGACACTTGCTGGCCGACTCGAACCCGGAGGGCTGGTCTCGTGGCCTCTCGCACCGCACCACCGGGGAGCGGGTGCAGCTCGAGGGAGGCATGCTCCAGATGATCCGCAGCCTGCCCAACGGGGACCTGCACCGGGGCGTGGTCCAGATGCCCGAGAGCGGAAACATCTCCGAGGGGTTCATGAGCTACATGCAGTCCTCCGAGCAGATCGCCACCATGGTGGCCGTGGACGTGGTGCTCGGCGCACAGGGCGAGGTGGTGGCGGCGGGCGGCTACCTCGTGCAGATCCTGCCGGAGTACAAGGAGCGCGAGGGTGCCCTGGCACTGATGACGTTTCGCCTCGAGGACTTCCAGGACATCTCGGAGCGCCTGCGCCTGCACGACGCGTCACCGGACCACCTCGTGGAGGAGATCTTCTACGGCATGGACTACACGCTCCTGGGAGACTCGCCGCTGCGCTTCGGGTGCAACTGCAGCAAGGAGCGCGTCATGGCCAGCCTGCATACGCTGGGCGCCGACGACCTGCTGAGCCTGATCGAGGCGGGCGACGAGCTCGACATGAGCTGCGACCACTGCGGGACGCCCTACATGGTCAGCATCCCGGAGCTGGAGGCCGTGGCCGCCACGAAGGCGCGCCGCACGCCAGGCGACTTCACCGAGAACTGA